A genome region from Crossiella equi includes the following:
- the thpD gene encoding ectoine hydroxylase, with product MTSAPTRVDRYPTRLAQRVELLPRTDPVVWGGPADGPLNPAALGRYEENGFHLEPELLTAEEVRVCRREMRRLAEDPALRSDDRLVREEGAGEIRSIFEVHRLSPAIARLLASDKVVDRARQILGSEVYLHQSRLNYKPGFGGGPFYWHSDFETWHAEDGLPAPRAFSFSIALSENAVHNGGLMIMPGSHQTFVTCLGATPDEHFRQSLSGHGPQIGMPDRDSITTLADRHGIHLCLGPAGSATMFDANCMHGSNGNITPYARSNLFVVFNSVENTPEEPFAAANRRPPFIAAREFTPVGRL from the coding sequence ATGACGTCGGCACCGACCCGGGTGGACCGCTATCCGACCCGGCTGGCGCAGCGCGTGGAGCTGCTGCCCCGCACCGACCCGGTGGTCTGGGGCGGACCGGCGGACGGGCCGCTCAACCCCGCCGCGCTCGGCCGGTACGAGGAGAACGGCTTCCACCTCGAACCCGAGCTGCTCACCGCCGAGGAGGTGCGGGTCTGCCGCCGGGAGATGCGCAGGCTGGCCGAGGACCCGGCACTGCGCTCCGACGACCGGCTGGTCCGGGAGGAGGGTGCTGGGGAGATCCGGTCGATCTTCGAGGTGCACCGGCTCAGCCCGGCGATCGCGCGGCTGCTCGCCAGCGACAAGGTCGTCGACCGCGCACGGCAGATCCTGGGCTCGGAGGTGTACCTGCACCAGAGCCGCCTCAACTACAAGCCCGGCTTCGGCGGCGGCCCGTTCTACTGGCACTCCGACTTCGAGACCTGGCACGCCGAGGACGGCCTGCCCGCACCGCGCGCGTTCAGCTTCTCCATCGCGCTGTCGGAGAACGCGGTGCACAACGGCGGTCTGATGATCATGCCGGGCTCGCACCAGACGTTCGTGACCTGCCTGGGCGCCACCCCGGACGAGCACTTCCGGCAGTCGCTGAGCGGGCACGGCCCGCAGATCGGCATGCCGGACCGGGACAGCATCACCACGCTGGCCGACCGGCACGGCATCCACCTGTGCCTGGGCCCGGCGGGGTCGGCGACGATGTTCGACGCCAACTGCATGCACGGCTCCAACGGCAACATCACCCCGTACGCCCGCTCGAACCTGTTCGTGGTGTTCAACAGCGTGGAGAACACACCCGAGGAGCCCTTCGCCGCGGCAAACCGCCGTCCGCCGTTCATCGCCGCCCGGGAGTTCACGCCGGTGGGGCGGTTGTGA